One genomic window of Entelurus aequoreus isolate RoL-2023_Sb linkage group LG07, RoL_Eaeq_v1.1, whole genome shotgun sequence includes the following:
- the bltp3a gene encoding bridge-like lipid transfer protein family member 3A isoform X3, translating to MAGIIKKQILKHLSRFTKNLSPDKINLSTLKGEGQLSNLELDEEVLQNMLDLPTWLAVTRVYCNKAAIRIQWTKLKTSPICLFLDKVEVEMRTCEEPRPPNGPSPIAITAGQSEYGFAEKVVEGMSVRINSITIKVQARAFHASFELWQLQGNSLNPKWERSDLRNTRIPDPKRGEVLTFKEINWQTLRIEADAIESDDQDLGSTPLRLITNQGRIQIALKRRIKDCNVLASKLLFILDDLLWVLTDSQLKAIIRYSKSLSEAMEKSAQQRKSMTAESLQTAPPSPGLHNLWTDSPPPPSASPNNTSHYFDRFDVKESSYHTFVSRLDLHVCNDSSSVAEDVEEPPVLQGAMQLTFRKLGFDYYPVHRPADGCRHWERYSGAMDAQAQWAGKLLQEYQRRADASVFPGPHTVGPEPHNNSPAKRAQDGATSPKSRCSEKDQIARSQSSSLKRLRSSCVVVRMDDVDIHQVSTKGRQNKKTKPLLSCNRKALHLPDNVPAIHLQFTEYYFPNNSTCSVPTANLYSQVNGLQLCVDPQSVLWINLFSRGLLHTLHQVKAFYHLQDSSKADEHVDIRLDAAQLKPTPPCPYPRDRLAFCAIPSSFLQHSLETTPPPVGTRQLRSQDVWSLSLSRVTLGFDGARILPKGKTQPFIEPFAMSAWMCQPSGWTSGSCSPSIPSVGHQPSSEPPKEDASLASFHLIAHAITPVKMWLNHYQYVALLRMKDALARLGMELSRDQRDIREACDQKTKPVTVCLAMLLDLVEVGLLLPPAVTEPEEEILHTPETDSPSITDSDISPTHQSEELIPEDSSLENGVASLSAALNTFDQDGTVEEAHEAVEEGLEGDASTPLEETPIMSPQLSPGISPALSREPSTFSLEGELSSAINVTKDATKDAISASLDLTKGAFSITKDAFSMLSRGSGMSKLFSPHAKEQVQRPEESTPSLATSLRQQMMKQSPSQHSFDSAILDGSLPDENLSVGSDISDNFVVLMESESCGDSPHFNINPAGSQGSPAPATEGGSSADLSSSLSLSIEDVSPEMSSVLLLILSGTACTMEVNGEDQVIAVQAQNLNSVQMGNIRVSDLLAGLIQAPAHKQNGQSSRDSPAVCMRVETGPSAGRHTDTAFSTLNVRVQDCHAELLASTLANIGPFLEDEFSVDGQPIKLHLSNVTVTVKDDSPRVYPTAPQPTSATFIVDQLLLQRSDDGIMRLRAEGQDNPNKSCSVQKQSELQALESKLSNTKVALNQALSDRERLLLEIKKYDPKFSL from the exons GTTCACCAAGAATCTGTCCCCAGACAAGATCAACCTGAGTACCTTGAAGGGGGAGGGACAGCTGTCCAACCTGGAGCTTGATGAAGAGGTTCTGCAAAACATGCTCGACCTGCCTACCTGGCTGGCCGTCACACGCGTGTACTGCAACAAAGCCGCCATCAGG ATCCAATGGACCAAGTTAAAAACAAGTCCTATTTGTCTG TTCTTGGATAAGGTGGAGGTAGAAATGAGAACGTGTGAGGAGCCACGTCCTCCCAATGGCCCCTCTCCTATTGCCATCACAGCAGGTCAGAG CGAGTACGGCTTTGCGGAGAAAGTGGTGGAGGGCATGTCTGTTCGAATCAACTCCATCACCATCAAAGTCCAGGCTCGGGCCTTCCATGCGTCCTTTGAGCTGTGGCAGCTGCAGGGCAACAGCCTTAACCCTAAATGGGAGCGCAGCGACCTCCGCAACACCCGCATCCCTGACCCGAAGAGAGGAGAG GTGTTGACGTTCAAGGAAATAAACTGGCAGACTTTACGTATCGAGGCAGACGCCATCGAGAGTGACGATCAGGATCTAGGTAGCACTCCTTTGCGCCTCATCACTAACCAGGGGCGCATTCAGATTGCTCTAAAACGCAGA ATAAAGGACTGCAACGTGCTGGCTTCCAAACTGCTTTTTATTCTGGATGACTTGTTGTGGGTGCTGACGGACTCCCAACTCAAAGCCATCATCCGCTATTCTAAGTCTCTCAGTGAGGCTATGGAGAAGTCGGCCCAGCAAAGGAAAAGCATGACCGCAGAGTCCCTGCAG ACTGCGCCTCCATCACCTGGTCTTCATAACCTTTGGACAGATTCACCACCCCCTCCTAGTGCCTCACCCAACAACACGAGTCACTACTTTGATCGCTTCGACGTGAAAGAGTCTTCTTACCACACCTTTGTTTCTCGCTTGGACTTGCATGTATGCAATGACAGTTCTTCAGTGGCTGAAG ATGTAGAAGAACCTCCAGTGTTACAGGGCGCCATGCAGCTGACCTTCAGGAAGTTGGGGTTTGACTACTATCCCGTCCATAGACCCG CTGATGGATGTCGGCACTGGGAACGGTACAGTGGAGCCATGGATGCTCAGGCCCAGTGGGCAGGGAAACTGCTGCAGGAGTACCAGAGAAGAGCTGATGCCTCAGTGTTCCCAGGGCCACATACTGTAGGGCCTGAGCCTCACAATAACTCACCTGCAAAAAGAGCTCAAG ATGGAGCAACTAGTCCAAAGTCAAGGTGCTCTGAAAAAGACCAGATAGCCAGAAGCCAGAGCTCCTCACTAAAAAGGTTGCGGTCAAGTTGTGTGGTGGTCCGGATGGATGACGTTGACATTCACCAG GTGTCGACAAAGGGCCGTCAGAACAAAAAAACTAAGCCTTTGTTGTCCTGTAATCGTAAAGCTCTACATCTGCCAGACAATGTACCAGCAATACATCTGCAGTTTACTGAATACTACTTTCCCAACAACTCCACTTGCTCAG TGCCAACCGCAAACTTGTACTCCCAGGTAAATGGCCTCCAGCTGTGTGTGGACCCACAGAGTGTGTTGTGGATAAATCTGTTTTCCAGAGGGCTGCTACACACTCTGCATCAGGTCAAAGCGTTCTACCATTTACAGGACAGCAGCAAAGCAGACGAGCATGTAGACATCCGTCTGGATGCAGCTCAGCTTAAG CCCACGCCGCCCTGTCCTTATCCGAGAGATCGCCTTGCCTTCTGCGCAATACCATCAAGCTTCCTCCAGCATTCGCTAGAGACGACACCGCCGCCAGTGGGTACAAGGCAACTACGGTCCCAGGATGTGTGGTCCCTGAGCCTATCCCGTGTTACTTTAGGTTTTGATGGGGCTAGAATCCTTCCCAAGGGCAAAACGCAACCTTTTATTGAACCCTTTGCTATGTCTGCATGGATGTGCCAGCCTTCTGGCTGGACAAGTGGTTCATGTTCCCCCTCCATCCCCAGCGTGGGCCATCAGCCTTCCTCAGAGCCACCCAAAGAAGATGCTTCACTTGCCTCTTTTCACTTAATAGCTCATGCCATCACTCCAGTGAAGATGTGGCTGAACCACTATCAGTACGTTGCTTTGCTGAGAATGAAAGACGCCCTGGCCCGTTTGGGCATGGAATTAAGTCGAGATCAAAGGGACATTAGGGAGGCTTGTGATCAAAAGACAAAACCGGTCACAGTGTGTCTTGCCATGCTGCTGGACTTGGTGGAAGTGGGTCTTCTGTTGCCACCAGCCGTCACAGAGCCTGAGGAAGAGATTCTGCATACTCCAGAAACAGACAGCCCCAGCATAACAGACTCGGACATCTCCCCCACTCATCAGTCTGAAGAATTGATCCCGGAGGACAGCAGCTTAGAAAACGGTGTGGCCTCCCTCAGCGCAGCCCTCAATACATTTGATCAAGATGGCACAGTTGAGGAAGCACATGAGGCTGTCGAAGAGGGACTGGAAGGTGATGCTTCAACACCCCTTGAAGAGACCCCCATCATGTCCCCTCAACTCTCACCCGGAATCTCTCCTGCCCTCTCCCGAGAACCGTCCACCTTCAGCTTGGAGGGAGAGCTGTCAAGCGCCATCAACGTCACCAAAGATGCGACCAAAGACGCCATCAGTGCCTCACTGGATTTGACCAAAGGGGCGTTTTCAATAACAAAAGACGCGTTCAGCATGTTGAGTCGCGGCTCAGGGATGAGCAAATTATTCAGTCCTCACGCCAA GGAACAAGTCCAACGCCCAGAAGAATCGACCCCCTCTCTGGCGACTAGTCTGCGGCAGCAAATGATGAAGCAGTCGCCTTCCCAGCATTCTTTTGACAGCGCCATCTTGGATGGTAGTCTGCCTGATGAAAATCTCTCTGTGGGCAGTGACATCAGCGACAATTTTGTTGTTCTCATGGAATCAG AGTCATGTGGAGATTCTCCACATTTCAACATCAATCCTGCAGGCAGCCAAGGCAGCCCTGCTCCTGCGACGGAAGGAGGATCTTCAGCTGATCTCAGCAGCTCCCTGTCTCTAAGTATAGAGGATGTATCTCCAGAAATG TCCTCTGTGTTGCTATTGATTCTGAGTGGGACAGCCTGCACAATGGAAGTAAATGGAGAGGACCAAGTTATTGCTGTGCAAGCCCAGAATTTGAACTCTGTACAAATGGGTAACATCAGGGTTTCCGATCTGCTGGCTGGTCTCATACAAG CTCCTGCCCACAAGCAGAATGGACAGAGTAGCAGGGACTCTCCTGCAGTGTGCATGCGAGTAGAGACAGGCCCATCTGCAGGCCGACACACTGACACGGCTTTTAGCACGCTAAATGTGAGAGTGCAAGACTGTCATGCTGAGCTTTTAGCCTCCACTCTAGCAAACATTGGGCCTTTTCTGGAGGACGAGTTCAGTGTTGATGGTCAGCCAATAAAGTTACATTTGAGCAATGTAACTGTCACTGTGAAG GATGATAGCCCCAGAGTTTACCCAACAGCTCCTCAACCAACCTCAGCCACGTTCATTGTTGATCAACTACTTCTCCAGCGCAGTGATGATGGCATCATGAGGCTCAGAG CCGAAGGCCAGGACAACCCAAACAAGTCCTGCTCTGTTCAAAAGCAGAGTGAG CTGCAAGCTCTGGAGTCCAAGCTTTCTAATACAAAAGTGGCCCTAAATCAGGCCCTCAGTGACAGAGAGCGCCTCCTTCTGGAGATCAAGAAGTATGACCCCAAGTTTTCACTCTGA
- the bltp3a gene encoding bridge-like lipid transfer protein family member 3A isoform X1 translates to MAGIIKKQILKHLSRFTKNLSPDKINLSTLKGEGQLSNLELDEEVLQNMLDLPTWLAVTRVYCNKAAIRIQWTKLKTSPICLFLDKVEVEMRTCEEPRPPNGPSPIAITAGQSEYGFAEKVVEGMSVRINSITIKVQARAFHASFELWQLQGNSLNPKWERSDLRNTRIPDPKRGEVLTFKEINWQTLRIEADAIESDDQDLGSTPLRLITNQGRIQIALKRRIKDCNVLASKLLFILDDLLWVLTDSQLKAIIRYSKSLSEAMEKSAQQRKSMTAESLQTAPPSPGLHNLWTDSPPPPSASPNNTSHYFDRFDVKESSYHTFVSRLDLHVCNDSSSVAEDVEEPPVLQGAMQLTFRKLGFDYYPVHRPADGCRHWERYSGAMDAQAQWAGKLLQEYQRRADASVFPGPHTVGPEPHNNSPAKRAQDGATSPKSRCSEKDQIARSQSSSLKRLRSSCVVVRMDDVDIHQVSTKGRQNKKTKPLLSCNRKALHLPDNVPAIHLQFTEYYFPNNSTCSVPTANLYSQVNGLQLCVDPQSVLWINLFSRGLLHTLHQVKAFYHLQDSSKADEHVDIRLDAAQLKVIIPLDSSILDHPERPQSLSITVPQMVVSNTRYCPHGSRADLNITCDTFASCSFFQPTPPCPYPRDRLAFCAIPSSFLQHSLETTPPPVGTRQLRSQDVWSLSLSRVTLGFDGARILPKGKTQPFIEPFAMSAWMCQPSGWTSGSCSPSIPSVGHQPSSEPPKEDASLASFHLIAHAITPVKMWLNHYQYVALLRMKDALARLGMELSRDQRDIREACDQKTKPVTVCLAMLLDLVEVGLLLPPAVTEPEEEILHTPETDSPSITDSDISPTHQSEELIPEDSSLENGVASLSAALNTFDQDGTVEEAHEAVEEGLEGDASTPLEETPIMSPQLSPGISPALSREPSTFSLEGELSSAINVTKDATKDAISASLDLTKGAFSITKDAFSMLSRGSGMSKLFSPHAKEQVQRPEESTPSLATSLRQQMMKQSPSQHSFDSAILDGSLPDENLSVGSDISDNFVVLMESESCGDSPHFNINPAGSQGSPAPATEGGSSADLSSSLSLSIEDVSPEMSSVLLLILSGTACTMEVNGEDQVIAVQAQNLNSVQMGNIRVSDLLAGLIQAPAHKQNGQSSRDSPAVCMRVETGPSAGRHTDTAFSTLNVRVQDCHAELLASTLANIGPFLEDEFSVDGQPIKLHLSNVTVTVKDDSPRVYPTAPQPTSATFIVDQLLLQRSDDGIMRLRAEGQDNPNKSCSVQKQSELQALESKLSNTKVALNQALSDRERLLLEIKKYDPKFSL, encoded by the exons GTTCACCAAGAATCTGTCCCCAGACAAGATCAACCTGAGTACCTTGAAGGGGGAGGGACAGCTGTCCAACCTGGAGCTTGATGAAGAGGTTCTGCAAAACATGCTCGACCTGCCTACCTGGCTGGCCGTCACACGCGTGTACTGCAACAAAGCCGCCATCAGG ATCCAATGGACCAAGTTAAAAACAAGTCCTATTTGTCTG TTCTTGGATAAGGTGGAGGTAGAAATGAGAACGTGTGAGGAGCCACGTCCTCCCAATGGCCCCTCTCCTATTGCCATCACAGCAGGTCAGAG CGAGTACGGCTTTGCGGAGAAAGTGGTGGAGGGCATGTCTGTTCGAATCAACTCCATCACCATCAAAGTCCAGGCTCGGGCCTTCCATGCGTCCTTTGAGCTGTGGCAGCTGCAGGGCAACAGCCTTAACCCTAAATGGGAGCGCAGCGACCTCCGCAACACCCGCATCCCTGACCCGAAGAGAGGAGAG GTGTTGACGTTCAAGGAAATAAACTGGCAGACTTTACGTATCGAGGCAGACGCCATCGAGAGTGACGATCAGGATCTAGGTAGCACTCCTTTGCGCCTCATCACTAACCAGGGGCGCATTCAGATTGCTCTAAAACGCAGA ATAAAGGACTGCAACGTGCTGGCTTCCAAACTGCTTTTTATTCTGGATGACTTGTTGTGGGTGCTGACGGACTCCCAACTCAAAGCCATCATCCGCTATTCTAAGTCTCTCAGTGAGGCTATGGAGAAGTCGGCCCAGCAAAGGAAAAGCATGACCGCAGAGTCCCTGCAG ACTGCGCCTCCATCACCTGGTCTTCATAACCTTTGGACAGATTCACCACCCCCTCCTAGTGCCTCACCCAACAACACGAGTCACTACTTTGATCGCTTCGACGTGAAAGAGTCTTCTTACCACACCTTTGTTTCTCGCTTGGACTTGCATGTATGCAATGACAGTTCTTCAGTGGCTGAAG ATGTAGAAGAACCTCCAGTGTTACAGGGCGCCATGCAGCTGACCTTCAGGAAGTTGGGGTTTGACTACTATCCCGTCCATAGACCCG CTGATGGATGTCGGCACTGGGAACGGTACAGTGGAGCCATGGATGCTCAGGCCCAGTGGGCAGGGAAACTGCTGCAGGAGTACCAGAGAAGAGCTGATGCCTCAGTGTTCCCAGGGCCACATACTGTAGGGCCTGAGCCTCACAATAACTCACCTGCAAAAAGAGCTCAAG ATGGAGCAACTAGTCCAAAGTCAAGGTGCTCTGAAAAAGACCAGATAGCCAGAAGCCAGAGCTCCTCACTAAAAAGGTTGCGGTCAAGTTGTGTGGTGGTCCGGATGGATGACGTTGACATTCACCAG GTGTCGACAAAGGGCCGTCAGAACAAAAAAACTAAGCCTTTGTTGTCCTGTAATCGTAAAGCTCTACATCTGCCAGACAATGTACCAGCAATACATCTGCAGTTTACTGAATACTACTTTCCCAACAACTCCACTTGCTCAG TGCCAACCGCAAACTTGTACTCCCAGGTAAATGGCCTCCAGCTGTGTGTGGACCCACAGAGTGTGTTGTGGATAAATCTGTTTTCCAGAGGGCTGCTACACACTCTGCATCAGGTCAAAGCGTTCTACCATTTACAGGACAGCAGCAAAGCAGACGAGCATGTAGACATCCGTCTGGATGCAGCTCAGCTTAAG GTGATAATACCCCTGGATTCTTCCATATTGGATCATCCAGAGCGTCCACAGTCCCTCTCAATCACTGTACCTCAGATGGTTGTCAGCAACACCCGCTACTGCCCTCATGGCTCCAGAGCCGACCTCAACATTACTTGTGACACATTTGCAAGCTGTTCTTTCTTCCAGCCCACGCCGCCCTGTCCTTATCCGAGAGATCGCCTTGCCTTCTGCGCAATACCATCAAGCTTCCTCCAGCATTCGCTAGAGACGACACCGCCGCCAGTGGGTACAAGGCAACTACGGTCCCAGGATGTGTGGTCCCTGAGCCTATCCCGTGTTACTTTAGGTTTTGATGGGGCTAGAATCCTTCCCAAGGGCAAAACGCAACCTTTTATTGAACCCTTTGCTATGTCTGCATGGATGTGCCAGCCTTCTGGCTGGACAAGTGGTTCATGTTCCCCCTCCATCCCCAGCGTGGGCCATCAGCCTTCCTCAGAGCCACCCAAAGAAGATGCTTCACTTGCCTCTTTTCACTTAATAGCTCATGCCATCACTCCAGTGAAGATGTGGCTGAACCACTATCAGTACGTTGCTTTGCTGAGAATGAAAGACGCCCTGGCCCGTTTGGGCATGGAATTAAGTCGAGATCAAAGGGACATTAGGGAGGCTTGTGATCAAAAGACAAAACCGGTCACAGTGTGTCTTGCCATGCTGCTGGACTTGGTGGAAGTGGGTCTTCTGTTGCCACCAGCCGTCACAGAGCCTGAGGAAGAGATTCTGCATACTCCAGAAACAGACAGCCCCAGCATAACAGACTCGGACATCTCCCCCACTCATCAGTCTGAAGAATTGATCCCGGAGGACAGCAGCTTAGAAAACGGTGTGGCCTCCCTCAGCGCAGCCCTCAATACATTTGATCAAGATGGCACAGTTGAGGAAGCACATGAGGCTGTCGAAGAGGGACTGGAAGGTGATGCTTCAACACCCCTTGAAGAGACCCCCATCATGTCCCCTCAACTCTCACCCGGAATCTCTCCTGCCCTCTCCCGAGAACCGTCCACCTTCAGCTTGGAGGGAGAGCTGTCAAGCGCCATCAACGTCACCAAAGATGCGACCAAAGACGCCATCAGTGCCTCACTGGATTTGACCAAAGGGGCGTTTTCAATAACAAAAGACGCGTTCAGCATGTTGAGTCGCGGCTCAGGGATGAGCAAATTATTCAGTCCTCACGCCAA GGAACAAGTCCAACGCCCAGAAGAATCGACCCCCTCTCTGGCGACTAGTCTGCGGCAGCAAATGATGAAGCAGTCGCCTTCCCAGCATTCTTTTGACAGCGCCATCTTGGATGGTAGTCTGCCTGATGAAAATCTCTCTGTGGGCAGTGACATCAGCGACAATTTTGTTGTTCTCATGGAATCAG AGTCATGTGGAGATTCTCCACATTTCAACATCAATCCTGCAGGCAGCCAAGGCAGCCCTGCTCCTGCGACGGAAGGAGGATCTTCAGCTGATCTCAGCAGCTCCCTGTCTCTAAGTATAGAGGATGTATCTCCAGAAATG TCCTCTGTGTTGCTATTGATTCTGAGTGGGACAGCCTGCACAATGGAAGTAAATGGAGAGGACCAAGTTATTGCTGTGCAAGCCCAGAATTTGAACTCTGTACAAATGGGTAACATCAGGGTTTCCGATCTGCTGGCTGGTCTCATACAAG CTCCTGCCCACAAGCAGAATGGACAGAGTAGCAGGGACTCTCCTGCAGTGTGCATGCGAGTAGAGACAGGCCCATCTGCAGGCCGACACACTGACACGGCTTTTAGCACGCTAAATGTGAGAGTGCAAGACTGTCATGCTGAGCTTTTAGCCTCCACTCTAGCAAACATTGGGCCTTTTCTGGAGGACGAGTTCAGTGTTGATGGTCAGCCAATAAAGTTACATTTGAGCAATGTAACTGTCACTGTGAAG GATGATAGCCCCAGAGTTTACCCAACAGCTCCTCAACCAACCTCAGCCACGTTCATTGTTGATCAACTACTTCTCCAGCGCAGTGATGATGGCATCATGAGGCTCAGAG CCGAAGGCCAGGACAACCCAAACAAGTCCTGCTCTGTTCAAAAGCAGAGTGAG CTGCAAGCTCTGGAGTCCAAGCTTTCTAATACAAAAGTGGCCCTAAATCAGGCCCTCAGTGACAGAGAGCGCCTCCTTCTGGAGATCAAGAAGTATGACCCCAAGTTTTCACTCTGA